ATCAACATGGCACGAGAGCGTAGCGCCCTCGGTGTCCCCGACCGACACTCCCCTCCCAAAAACCCCGAACCCAGGGCTCAGGGGGGTCGCCACGACCCCCCTGAGCCCTGGGTTCGGGGTTTTTGGGAGGGGAGTGTCGGTCGGGGACACCGAGGGCGCTACGCTCTCGTGCCATGTTGATCGCTTCGGACACCCTCTGGTACGCCCAGACGAACACGTATGTGGTCGCTCCCGATGTGGGAGGCCCAGCGGTGATCATCGATGCTCCGCCCGAGCCGGAGGCGGTTGTCGCTCTCGTGGCCCGTTACGACCTGAAACCGGTCGCCCTTTTGCTCACCCATGGGCACGTCGACCACATGGGCGGCGCGGGAGCCGTCGTCGAGCGAACCGGCGCGCCGGCCTATGTCCATCCCGACGACGACTTCCTCACCCTTCACCCGCTGGAGCAACTCAGGGTCCTCTTCGGGATGACTCCGGACGGTGACTTCGATCCGCCGCGGCGGTTCGAGCATCTTGTGGACGGGGCGGCTCTGCACCTTGCGGGGCTCGATATCGAGGTGCTGCACACGCCGGGCCACACCCCTGGACACTGCTGTTTCCTCCTGCAGGACACGCTGTTCTCCGGGGATCATCTCTTCGCAGGCTCGATCGGGCGAACAGACCTTCCGGGCGGCGACATGGCGACGCTACTGGAGAGCATGAAGGCCAAGATCCTGCCGCTGTCGGATGAGACCGCCGTGTATCCGGGGCATGGTCCCGCGACTACGATGCGTGTCGAACGTCGCAGCAACCCGTTCCTTCGAAACCTCCAGTGATACGCGCACCAAAAGGCACCGACGATATCCTGCCTCCAGTCTCCCGGACATGGCGGAGGCTCCTTCGCGCGTGGGACGATCTGACCGAGCGGTACGGATACGATCTCACGATCACGCCGACCTTCGAAGCCACCGAGGTGTTCTCTCGTGGCGTGGGTGAGGCGAACGAGATGGTCGAGAAACAGATGTACACCTTCGTCGACAAGGGCGGCCGTTCCCTCACACTGCGACCCGAAGGAACCGCATCGATCATGCGGGCCCACCTGCAGGCAGGCGGCAGCGGCATCCGCAAGGCGGCATATTGGGGACCGATGTTCCGGTATGAGCGTCCGCAGGCGGGCCGTCGGCGCCAGTTCTACCAGCTGGGTGTCGAGTACATCGGTACCGGGTCACCGCTCGCAGATGCGGAAGTCATCGAACTCGGCTACCGCTATCTCGTCGCGGCGGGCGTGACCGGGCTGGTGGTCGTGGTGAACTCGATCGGTGACGGCGTCTGCCGTCCCGACTACCTCGAGCGTTTGCGCTCCTACCTGCGAGAGCGTGAGGACCGACTGTGTGCGGACAGCCGGAGCCGGATCGAGACCAATCCCATGCGGGTGCTCGACTGCAAGATGTGCAAACCGGTCGTTGCCGACGCTCCGGTACCGGTCGACGACCTGTGCGACGACTGCCGGCGGCACTACGACCAGGTCAAGAAGACGCTGAGCACACTCGACGTTCCGTATCGCGAGGACCCGCATCTCGTGAGGGGGCTCGACTACTACACCCGGACCGCGTTCGAGTACGTCGCCACCGGGCTGGATGCGGCCCAGAATGCGGTTGGCGGGGGAGGCCGCTACGACGGGCTCGCGGAGACCCTTGGAGGACATTCCACTCCCGGCGTGGGTCTCGCGATGGGCCTCGACCGCATCGTGCTCGCGTCCGATCGTGACGGGACGGACGGCGGATTGGACGTTTTCATCGTTGTGGCAGATCGTCCATTGGAGAACGACGCGGTTCGCCTGGCCTCGGAACTGCGCGAGAGGGGATACAAGGTCGACTTCGATCCGGATGGAAGACCGGTGAAGACCCAGTTCAAGATCGCAGCCCGTCGTGGTGCCGCGAGGGTCCTCGTGGTAGGCGAGGAATGGAAACGAGGGGCTGTGACGGCGAAAGACATGGAGACGGGGCATC
The sequence above is a segment of the Actinomycetota bacterium genome. Coding sequences within it:
- a CDS encoding MBL fold metallo-hydrolase; its protein translation is MLIASDTLWYAQTNTYVVAPDVGGPAVIIDAPPEPEAVVALVARYDLKPVALLLTHGHVDHMGGAGAVVERTGAPAYVHPDDDFLTLHPLEQLRVLFGMTPDGDFDPPRRFEHLVDGAALHLAGLDIEVLHTPGHTPGHCCFLLQDTLFSGDHLFAGSIGRTDLPGGDMATLLESMKAKILPLSDETAVYPGHGPATTMRVERRSNPFLRNLQ
- a CDS encoding histidine--tRNA ligase, which codes for MIRAPKGTDDILPPVSRTWRRLLRAWDDLTERYGYDLTITPTFEATEVFSRGVGEANEMVEKQMYTFVDKGGRSLTLRPEGTASIMRAHLQAGGSGIRKAAYWGPMFRYERPQAGRRRQFYQLGVEYIGTGSPLADAEVIELGYRYLVAAGVTGLVVVVNSIGDGVCRPDYLERLRSYLREREDRLCADSRSRIETNPMRVLDCKMCKPVVADAPVPVDDLCDDCRRHYDQVKKTLSTLDVPYREDPHLVRGLDYYTRTAFEYVATGLDAAQNAVGGGGRYDGLAETLGGHSTPGVGLAMGLDRIVLASDRDGTDGGLDVFIVVADRPLENDAVRLASELRERGYKVDFDPDGRPVKTQFKIAARRGAARVLVVGEEWKRGAVTAKDMETGHQREIPIEEVSEWLS